In Candidatus Binatia bacterium, one DNA window encodes the following:
- a CDS encoding DUF2203 domain-containing protein, with amino-acid sequence MKLFSPERANALIPKLEPLVEELLSRRRELAIKLLESDPALHHAAPAPRPRLAGVRSPLPAPRFAELKHEIARLIYRIESFGCVVKDIDLGLIDFPATLDDEPVYLCWKLGERRVEYWHGVEEGFAYRKEL; translated from the coding sequence ATGAAGCTCTTTTCGCCCGAACGCGCCAACGCCCTCATTCCGAAGCTCGAACCGCTCGTCGAGGAGCTGCTGAGCCGCCGGCGCGAGCTGGCCATCAAACTCCTGGAATCCGATCCGGCGCTGCATCACGCCGCGCCTGCGCCGCGACCGCGGCTCGCCGGCGTGCGCTCGCCCCTGCCCGCGCCGCGTTTCGCCGAGCTCAAACACGAAATAGCGCGGCTGATCTATCGGATCGAATCGTTTGGATGCGTCGTCAAGGACATCGACCTGGGCCTCATCGATTTTCCGGCGACGCTCGACGACGAGCCGGTCTACCTATGCTGGAAGCTCGGAGAGCGGCGCGTCGAGTACTGGCACGGCGTCGAAGAGGGCTTCGCATACCGCAAAGAGCTCTAG
- the rapZ gene encoding RNase adapter RapZ, translated as MGSLRIVFVTGLSGAGLSQAIKSFEDLGFYCIEHLPPAVLDAAVAALENSATRDVAIALDMRSDASLGDARIAIDRIIRSHSAKVLFLDASDELLVRRFSETRRRHPFAQTGSVREAIEADRRVLAPLRERADVVIDTTSLTHGALKDRIAGAFLSAGPVRLGVTFVSFGFKFGLPTDLDLLFDVRFLRNPNYEEPLAEQTGEDAAVGAFIEDDPSLDPFLAKVGDLLDFLLPRYLAEGKTQLTIGIGCTGGRHRSVYVARRLMRRFEGDLRLDLTLEARDMARVA; from the coding sequence ATGGGTTCCCTGCGCATCGTCTTCGTGACGGGACTCTCCGGTGCGGGTCTGAGTCAGGCGATCAAGTCGTTTGAGGATTTGGGCTTCTACTGCATCGAACACCTGCCTCCCGCCGTGCTCGACGCGGCGGTAGCCGCCCTCGAAAACTCGGCGACGCGCGACGTCGCCATCGCGCTTGACATGCGGAGCGACGCGAGCCTCGGCGACGCGCGCATCGCTATCGATCGAATCATACGTAGCCACAGTGCGAAGGTGCTTTTCCTGGATGCCTCCGACGAGCTGCTCGTGCGGCGCTTCAGCGAGACCAGGCGGCGTCACCCTTTCGCGCAGACGGGCTCGGTCCGCGAGGCGATCGAGGCCGACCGGCGCGTACTCGCTCCCTTGCGCGAGCGTGCCGACGTCGTCATCGATACGACCAGCCTGACCCACGGGGCGCTTAAGGATCGGATCGCCGGGGCGTTCCTCAGCGCCGGGCCGGTTCGGCTCGGCGTCACGTTCGTTTCGTTCGGCTTCAAGTTCGGGCTGCCGACCGACCTGGATCTGCTCTTCGACGTGCGGTTTCTGCGCAACCCGAATTACGAGGAACCGCTCGCCGAACAGACGGGGGAGGATGCTGCGGTCGGCGCATTTATCGAAGATGACCCCTCGCTCGACCCTTTCCTCGCGAAGGTCGGCGACCTGCTCGACTTCCTTCTGCCGCGTTACTTGGCCGAAGGCAAGACGCAGCTCACCATCGGCATCGGGTGCACCGGCGGCCGCCACCGCTCCGTGTACGTCGCGCGCCGGCTGATGCGCCGTTTCGAAGGCGATCTGCGGTTAGACCTAACCCTCGAGGCGCGGGATATGGCCAGGGTGGCCTGA
- a CDS encoding gluconeogenesis factor YvcK family protein gives MPQRFTRSLHWLLPGLGVKRWLLLAAFGVVLLVDAVTRWFIAQGTGVGVNEILDDIVDDYFPPAYLTWVLGIAGLIALAAGTWMLLRSVVRVARDRTPKGVRDALVGRRLQQGYKIVAIGGGTGLSTLLRGLKRRTSNLTAIVTVSDDGGSSGRLQKELGVLPPGDIRNCLVALADDEALVTDLFRYRFTEGEGLSGHSFGNLFLAALTGVTGNFDHAIKESSRVLNVVGRVLPATLGVVRLCAELDDGTIVEGESNISNAKRPIKRVFFDSPAAAPLDEVITAIRDADAIVLGPGSLFTSVAPNFLVTRIAREVADAHAVKMYVCNVMTQPGETDGMTAADHVEALLANAGERVCDYVIVNDQPPSRLLAAYAQEGQDPVEPDVDRIAALGLEAVRAAVIGETETVRHDPHKLATVVLGIVDRTVADRATLVKPASAYRRSTAFG, from the coding sequence ATGCCGCAGCGATTCACGCGGTCGCTGCATTGGCTCTTGCCGGGGCTCGGCGTCAAGCGCTGGCTTTTGCTCGCCGCATTCGGCGTGGTGCTGCTGGTCGATGCCGTGACGCGGTGGTTCATCGCTCAGGGCACCGGCGTCGGAGTCAACGAAATTCTCGACGACATCGTCGACGATTATTTTCCGCCGGCGTACCTCACCTGGGTTCTCGGGATCGCCGGACTCATAGCGCTCGCGGCCGGAACGTGGATGTTGCTGCGTTCGGTCGTCCGCGTCGCGCGCGACCGCACCCCCAAGGGAGTCCGCGACGCGCTCGTCGGGCGACGCTTGCAGCAGGGCTATAAGATCGTCGCGATCGGCGGCGGCACCGGTCTCTCGACGCTGTTGCGCGGGCTCAAGCGCCGCACGAGTAATCTCACGGCGATCGTCACCGTCAGCGACGATGGCGGGTCGTCGGGTCGCCTCCAGAAGGAGCTTGGCGTGTTGCCGCCCGGCGACATCCGCAACTGTCTCGTGGCGCTAGCCGATGACGAGGCGCTGGTGACGGACCTCTTCCGTTACCGCTTTACCGAGGGCGAGGGGCTGAGTGGTCATTCCTTCGGCAACCTGTTCTTGGCCGCACTGACCGGCGTGACCGGGAACTTCGATCACGCGATCAAGGAGTCGAGCCGCGTGCTCAACGTCGTCGGGCGCGTATTACCCGCCACGCTCGGCGTCGTGCGGCTCTGCGCGGAACTCGACGACGGCACGATCGTCGAGGGCGAATCCAACATATCGAACGCGAAACGGCCGATCAAGCGGGTCTTCTTCGATTCACCAGCGGCGGCGCCGCTCGACGAGGTCATCACCGCGATCCGCGATGCCGACGCGATCGTGCTCGGGCCCGGTTCGCTCTTCACATCGGTCGCGCCGAACTTCCTGGTCACCCGCATCGCCCGCGAAGTCGCCGACGCTCACGCTGTCAAGATGTACGTCTGCAACGTTATGACGCAACCGGGCGAGACCGATGGCATGACGGCCGCGGATCACGTCGAGGCGCTGCTAGCCAACGCCGGCGAGCGCGTCTGCGACTACGTCATCGTCAACGACCAGCCCCCGTCGCGGCTGCTCGCCGCGTACGCGCAGGAAGGGCAGGATCCCGTCGAACCGGACGTTGACCGTATCGCGGCGCTCGGCCTCGAGGCCGTGCGCGCGGCGGTTATCGGGGAAACGGAAACCGTGCGCCACGATCCCCACAAGCTCGCAACGGTCGTACTCGGGATCGTCGATCGTACCGTAGCCGATCGGGCCACGCTGGTAAAGCCCGCTAGCGCGTATCGGCGCTCGACGGCGTTCGGTTAG
- a CDS encoding carboxypeptidase-like regulatory domain-containing protein codes for MKTLAGRLVIATVLLLFATTACNNDQLPPAAGYAPVSGIIVDGATNAPIAGAVITIDTVLTATTDAAGKFSIDKVPSGLADYSVAAKGYQTLAASANIEPGKPFALNLTLAAQPH; via the coding sequence ATGAAAACGCTCGCCGGGCGACTCGTCATCGCGACCGTATTGCTGCTATTCGCGACGACCGCGTGCAACAACGATCAGCTTCCGCCCGCTGCGGGATACGCGCCGGTGTCGGGTATTATCGTAGACGGCGCGACCAACGCTCCGATTGCGGGTGCCGTGATCACCATCGACACGGTCCTCACTGCCACGACCGACGCAGCCGGCAAGTTCTCGATCGATAAGGTGCCGAGCGGCCTCGCCGACTACTCTGTTGCGGCCAAGGGCTATCAGACGCTCGCGGCAAGCGCGAACATCGAGCCGGGCAAGCCGTTCGCGCTGAACCTTACGCTAGCGGCACAGCCTCACTAG